Proteins found in one Sphaeramia orbicularis chromosome 8, fSphaOr1.1, whole genome shotgun sequence genomic segment:
- the LOC115424814 gene encoding adhesion G protein-coupled receptor E2-like, protein MKFSTSTLLLGVLIIPVTATIPNGSCDGYTNITDTWRNVGYTRTDFPGYPKGDNLLYNQWLRFTGIGGDRVHPLCPYFNRGGTKFPLHAPFKYPTPESPSVIANAYAYNYYGCTKIKIQTQVVLCPGGFYIYKPLQRPALNVAYATSHTNCTADCCGPLSESNSDGACYCISGYEIPKGHLPTPESYGCTDIDECERSEGRVCGSNSNCTNTIGSYICTCWNGFNATDSASPPMWANPCIDIDECLDNVCGDGGTCTNNPGSYVCDCHPGFKLVPGQTAPCVDINECFNSTICGPDAICTNTFGALTCACEVGYAPTDRAQDPTEINICIDVNECVEDATICGPVSNCSNSIGSHICTCFPGYREKNPEMIASFANPCTDIDECSETPGICGFQTVCTNKPGTFYCSCPDGFYPSTGLRWTVGVSFCKSLQDVLDGITPKEGQTKERAFLDYVDDDLKNNEGTVLPEATVENCFASSMEVSGVGPRARSIKVSSEGDGDTGSAILGISDRLVSAMVEPGQNHRTKNLKSSTVDLSLETFGPGGKAKSSSLTANGNTMEINMGTLAENNNGSAAAAFLTLHGMESLLSHQYFKTENRTEMYSDVITAVLPSVNNTNLTEPVNFTVQHKKVSMNQTKLAGDGMVTCVYWEGKPEEAQGGKKTGGKTSTMRWSVDGCWVAYTTDNYTVCSCSHLSTFALIMQIGEPPPEDDFLEWLNRMCVIVGLFFFALAILTFLLCSWNPKINNTARLHLCLSLSLSHLLLLWNEKYAERELACTVMAGILHFLVVASFVWMQLEAMQLYLLVRRLTKVQVIQRDGLPRPLLYVIGYGVPFVIVGVSALVYSDGYGATEAGACWLSRTRNFNWALTGPIISILGVNCIIFFATLWSLRPTLTNMKSGVSQSKDTRLIVFKIVAQFFILGCTWILGLYQTNLFFQVLFIFLNSQQGTFLFIVHCVLNKEVREEYIRWCTCTCGKDRSVKDAPSVSEDLDKPPEKTDIDK, encoded by the exons ATGAAATTCTCCACCTCGACACTTCTCCTGG gtgTACTGATAATCCCTGTAACAGCAACTATACCTAATG GTTCTTGTGATGGATACACAAATATTACTGATACATGGCGCAATGTAGGATATACAAGGACCGACTTCCCTGGTTATCCCAAGGGTGATAACCTTCTCTATAACCAGTGGTTGCGCTTCACGGGGATCGGTGGAGACAGAGTTCATCCACTATGTCCTTACTTCAACCGTGGTGGTACAAAGTTTCCTCTTCATGCTCCATTTAAATATCCAACACCTGAGTCTCCATCTGTGATAGCCAATGCATATGCTTATAATTATTACGGGTGTACGAAAATAAAGATACAGACACAAGTAGTTCTGTGTCCTGGTGGATTCTACATCTATAAACCATTACAACGTCCAGCGCTTAATGTGGCATATGCAACCA GTCATACTAACTGTACGGCAGACTGCTGTGGACCACTGTCTGAGAGCAACAGTGATGGAGCTTGCTATTGTATCAGTGGATATGAAATCCCAAAAGGACACCTCCCAACACCAGAATCATATGGCTGCACCG ATATAGATGAGTGTGAGAGGTCTGAAGGTAGAGTTTGTGGATCTAACTCTAACTGTACCAATACTATTGGATCATACATCTGTACCTGTTGGAATGGATTCAATGCAACAGATTCAGCTTCACCCCCTATGTGGGCCAACCCATGCATAG ATATTGATGAATGTCTTGACAATGTCTGTGGGGATGGAGGGACCTGCACCAACAATCCTGGAAGTTATGTGTGTGATTGTCATCCAGGCTTCAAGCTCGTTCCTGGTCAAACTGCTCCTTGCGTAG ATATcaatgagtgttttaattccaccATCTGTGGTCCTGATGCAATTTGCACCAACACATTTGGAGCTCTTACCTGTGCATGTGAGGTGGGTTACGCACCGACTGACCGAGCTCAAGACCCCACCGAGATCAACATCTGTATTG atGTTAATGAGTGTGTTGAAGATGCTACCATCTGTGGACCTGTTTCTAACTGTTCAAATTCCATTGGGTCTCACATCTGTACGTGTTTCCCTGGTTATCGAGAGAAAAACCCAGAAATGATAGCCAGCTTTGCTAACCCATGTACAG ATATAGATGAGTGCAGTGAAACTCCAGGTATATGTGGTTTTCAAACTGTGTGCACTAATAAGCCAGGAACCTTTTATTGTTCTTGTCCGGATGGTTTTTATCCTTCAACTGGACTTCGGTGGACTGTAGGAGTCTCATTTTGTAAAA GTCTTCAAGATGTTCTGGATGGGATAACACCCAAAGAG GGTCAGACAAAAGAGAGAGCCTTTCTTGACTACGTGGACGATGACCTGAAAAACAATGAAGGAACAGTCCTACCAGAAGCA ACTGTTGAAAACTGCTTCGCATCATCTATG GAAGTGTCAGGTGTTGGTCCTCGTGCCAGGTCAATTAAGGTGAGTAGTGAAGGAGACGGGGACACTGGCAGTGCGATCCTGGGCATCTCAGACCGTTTAGTTTCTGCGATGGTGGAGCCAGGTCAGAACCATAGGACAAAGAACTTAAAGAGTTCAACAGTGG ACTTAAGTCTAGAAACCTTTGGACCTGGAGGCAAAGCAAAGAGCTCTTCTCTCACAGCCAATGGAAACACCATGGAAATCAACATGGGAACTTTGGCCGAAAACAACAATG GTTCTGCAGCAGCTGCCTTTCTGACTCTTCATGGGATGGAGAGTCTTCTCAGTCATCAAtactttaaaacagaaaacaggacAGAGATGTACTCTGATGTTATTACTGCAGTCCTCCCCTCAGTGAACAACACCAACCTCACAGAGCCTGTCAACTTCACCGTTCAACACAAGAAGGTGTCAATGAATCAAACA AAATTAGCTGGAGATGGTATGGTGACATGTGTGTACTGGGAGGGCAAACCAGAGGAAGCACAAGGTGGtaaaaaaacaggaggaaagaCCAGTACCATGCGTTGGTCAGTGGATGGCTGCTGGGTTGCATACACTACTGATAACTACACAGTGTGCAGCTGCTCTCATCTCTCCACATTTGCCCTCATCATGCAGATCGGGGAG CCTCCACCAGAAGATGATTTCTTAGAGTGGCTGAACCGAATGTGTGTGATTGTTggactcttcttctttgctttggCCATTCTCACCTTCCTCCTGTGCAGCTGGAACCCCAAAATCAACAACACAGCCCGTCTTCACCTCTGCCTCAGCCTCTCATTATCACACCTACTGCTGCTGTGGAATGAAAAATATGCTGAACGAGAG CTGGCCTGCACCGTCATGGCAGGGATTCTCCACTTCTTAGTTGTTGCCAGTTTCGTGTGGATGCAGCTGGAAGCAATGCAGCTGTACCTGCTGGTCCGCAGACTCACTAAGGTGCAGGTGATCCAGAGAGATGGCCTCCCCAGGCCACTTCTGTATGTGATTGGCTACGGTGTTCCTTTTGTGATTGTAGGCGTCTCTGCATTGGTGTATTCTGATGGATATGGTGCCACTGAGGCAGGCGC ATGCTGGCTTTCTAGAACACGCAATTTCAATTGGGCTTTAACAGGCCCAATAATTTCCATACTTGGA GTTAACTGCATAATATTCTTTGCTACCCTCTGGAGTCTGAGACCCACTCTGACCAACATGAAAAGTGGCGTTTCTCAGTCCAAAGACACCAG ACTGATAGTCTTCAAGATCGTGGCCCAGTTTTTTATCCTGGGCTGTACCTGGATTCTAGGCCTGTACCAGACAAATTTATTTTTCCAAGTTCTCTTCATATTTCTCAACTCACAACAGGGCACCTTCCTTTTTATCGTCCACTGTGTGCTCAATAAAGAG GTGCGAGAGGAGTACATTCGGTGGTGTACATGCACTTGTGGAAAAGACAGATCTGTG AAGGATGCACCATCTGTATCTGAAGACTTGGACAAGCCACCAGAAAAAACAGATATAGATAAATAA